TGAAAACCACATTGTCGGGGTATCGCTTCTGGAATTCCACCAACCGTGCGATGATCTCCTTGCCCATCATATCGGCGGGGTGGGCCTTGGCCGAGAAGATGATCTGGATCTTCCCCGTCGACAGGTAGGCATCGATCACTTCCGGATTGCGGAAGATCAGATCGCCTCGCTTGTAGGAGGCGGCCCGGCGGGCAAATCCGATCAGGAGGGTGTCCTCCCGCAGGTTCCCCAGCCCTTTTTCCTTGACATACTCGATCAGTTTTCGCTTGTTGTCCATATGGATGGACCAGAGGTCTCCCCGCGTCTCGAAGGCCTGTTTGATCCGGGGGTCCTGCCAGGTGCCCGGATGGACGCCGTTGGTGATGGAAAAAATTAGAGGAATCGACTCCAGGTGCCCCCACATGCGGTGAACCGTGCGGCCATGGAGCTTGGAAACGCCGTTGGCCATATAGGAGAGGCGCAAACCGGCCACGGTCATGCTGAAGGGATCGCCGCCGAGGTCGCGCATCTGATTGTAGTTGAGGCCGTTGTAGGCGCCCATCCGCCCCAGCGTGTCATGGTCGTGAACCTCATTGCCTGCAGCGACCGGCGTATGGGTCGTGAAGACGATCTCCTGGCGTGTGTTGTGCCAGGCGCGCTCAAAGGATTGGCCCTGGTTCATCTTCTCCCGGATCAGTTCCAACCCGGCGAAAACGGCATGGCCCTCATTAAAATGATAGACATCGATCGACAAGCCGAGAGCGCGCAACGCCCGGATCCCGCCGATGCCCAGGATCATCTCAGCTGCGATGCGTTCCTGCCGCCCGCCGCCGTAGAGGCGCTGGGTCATCCAGCCATGGGGGCTGCCCGGAAAACCGGCGTCCAACAGGTAAAGGGGCACATTCCCCTGGTTGTCGAGCACCCAGACCTTGCAGACCACATCATGTTCCCAGATGCGGACCGATACGGACACACCGGTGTCCTTCAGATCGGGGAACTCATAATCGCGGTACACATCATAGGGCTGACCGTTGCTGTCAATGTGCTGTTCTGTATATCCCTGGCGCCAGAGGATCCCGACGGCCACCATCGGTCGTCCCAGTTCCCGGGCCGCCTTGATGTAATCGCCCGCTAAAATGCCCAGACCGCCCGAGTAGATCGGTATGGAAGCGTTCAAACCATATTCCATGCAAAAATAGGCGACATGCGGCAGTTCCGTGCCTGCGGAATAGAATACGTTCAATCCCATTCACCTCTTCTCGCGCATTTGCCCACGATTCTATGATAACGGAACTGGCGTCCAGTGGCTACATTTTTCTGGATCCTTTTTCAGTATGTTAAAAAAAAAGAGAGCCGACTATTTTGCCGACCCCGTTCGTTGAACTGATTACCGGTCTATTCAACTGTACGATGCGCCTGTTGGTCAGGCCACATGGTCCCGCAACTCGCGAACGCCTTCCTGTTCGCAGTAGGGGCAGGTCCGGGTGCGTTCGATTTCGCCCAGCATATCTACAGCCAGTTCCGCCTGGGAACGGGCGGGAACGATCACGTTGCGCACGGTGCCG
The window above is part of the Heliomicrobium undosum genome. Proteins encoded here:
- the glgP gene encoding alpha-glucan family phosphorylase, whose protein sequence is MNVFYSAGTELPHVAYFCMEYGLNASIPIYSGGLGILAGDYIKAARELGRPMVAVGILWRQGYTEQHIDSNGQPYDVYRDYEFPDLKDTGVSVSVRIWEHDVVCKVWVLDNQGNVPLYLLDAGFPGSPHGWMTQRLYGGGRQERIAAEMILGIGGIRALRALGLSIDVYHFNEGHAVFAGLELIREKMNQGQSFERAWHNTRQEIVFTTHTPVAAGNEVHDHDTLGRMGAYNGLNYNQMRDLGGDPFSMTVAGLRLSYMANGVSKLHGRTVHRMWGHLESIPLIFSITNGVHPGTWQDPRIKQAFETRGDLWSIHMDNKRKLIEYVKEKGLGNLREDTLLIGFARRAASYKRGDLIFRNPEVIDAYLSTGKIQIIFSAKAHPADMMGKEIIARLVEFQKRYPDNVVFIENYNMDIATLLVRGCDIWLNNPRRPQEASGTSGMKAAMNGVLNLSVEDGWVGEGVQHGINGWLLDFHPGENLSPQEQDELDMKSLYRVLLQEVLPMYNHNRKHWVEMMMLSIDMSRWQFSSHRMCREYYDLMYTPVTTNKRQLLNQSV